The genomic segment AATCAATGACAGTGTTGAGCAATATACCGCCTTTAACTGGTTCGGAAACAGTTGTAGCTCAGGTAGGAAATAACCAAAAGGGCGTAATTGGTACGACTGTTTTTTTAGATGGTCATAATTCATATGATTCATTAGGTAACCCACTCACTTATTCATGGATTTTCACGCAAAGACCCGTGGGAAGCTCAGTTCAACTCTCTTCTGCCTCGGACGTATTCCCATCATTTACACCAGATATTGATGGCACTTATCTTGTTGAATTGACAGTCTCTTCTAACGGCATTACTAGTGTACCAACCACAACTACGGTTGCAGTCGGCAACAATATAAACACACCACCTATAGCTAACGCCGGGCACGATATTGTTACTTCTGATTTTATAAATAACTCGAATGTTATCTTATTAGACGGTAGTCAATCACATGACTTAGATGGCGATGCATTAACATATCGTTGGGAAATCCACGATAAAGAGCCGGGAAGCAGCCCAATACTCGTTAAGGAAACCACCTCAAACCCAGCCCTTACGGTAGATGCAGTTGGCACTTATGAGCTGACTCTCGTGGTCTTTGATGGCAGCAACTACAGCCAAGTAGACAGCGTCACCGTTGAACAGCTTTCGGCAAATACTCCTGTGAATCACGCTCCTATTGCACATGCAGGCTTAGATCAAAAAAGTGCTGTAGTTAATGCGCAAGTATCTTTAGATGGCAGTAAGTCGTCTGATATTGATGGTGATTCCCTTTCTTATAAGTGGCATATCAGTTCACAACCAGCATCGAGTAATGTTGCTCTTTCTGATATAACAAGTGCAACTCCAACATTTACTCCAGTTGTAAACGGCACTTATGTATTTACATTGATTGTGAATGACGCGTCGTTAGACTCAACGCCTGATAGTGTGTCTATTCTCGTTGGGTCAACCACGAATGCTAACCATGTACCGCAAGTATCACTGTCAAACAATGCGAGTACTCACCCAGCCATCAATACCGCTGTAGATTTCTTTGCTGTAGTGACAGACCAAGATGCTACTGATACTCACACATACCAATGGAGTATTGTAGGTTCCCCTCCAAGTAGTAATAGCACCATTAGTGGTAGTCATGGCGTGGGTAGCCTGACTCCAGATATCAGCGGAACTTATACAGTTCAAGTCATAGCGATAGATAGTAGTAGTGCTCCAAGTCAGCCAGCAACAAGCAGCATTACCGTTACAGCAATTACACCTCCTGTTGTGTTGCCCCCTACCCACAAGATTGGTTTGAATTCGACCCTCGGGGGGGGAGGTGGAGCCGGTGCTTTGTTTGCGATCGATGAGGATGCATTAAAATTAGGTAACGACATCACGGCGGCAAACAGCACGGTGGTATATAAATTTAGCGGTTTAACACCATTGGAGCAGAACCCATATCAGAAATTTACCTATAACCCGCATGACCAGAAATTTTATACTCAACTTGAAGCCAGTGGTTTGTTTGCTGACGGTTCTATTATCAGTTTTGATCCTGCAACAGATAAAATAGAAGTCGTTGCTCACGTCAAAGGTGGAACAGTCGATGGACACCATGTATATGGCTTCACTGGTAGCCCTACGGTACACCCCACCGGAAAATACCTGATTGCTAATTCTCGATTTGGCGGCAAGTACAATGCAGGTCGTGTGTACTTAGTTAACATCGACTCGACCGATAATGATTATGGTGAAATATCTTGGGTATATGACCTTGGTTGTGGCAACGATAATAGCGGCGCAATAACAGAAAGTGGCTCTAACTGTACGCCAACAAAACTTGTCGGTTCAGATATGCTTTCCTACGCAGTGTGGGGTGATGGTGACGATGGGGTAGCAGGAACATCTGATGACCAAGTTGAATCTTATGCGCATGGAGACTTTCGCGCCGTTGGTGGGCTACCTGCACAACCTATCGACGGTCTGCCAACCACCTCTGGGTTATTACGTTTAAAACCTACCGATCCATTAGATTTAACGAAACGTTGGCAGTACGTCGCACCAAGTATCAATTTTGCAATGGAACTTCCAATCTTATCTTTTGCAAAGGGGCCGAACTCGCACTACATTACTCAACTATCTATGGGTGACAATGGCGGAACGCTATTTTCCGAAAATGGTGGCGGTGGTGATATCCAGTTTGGTTGTGAAAAACCATTAGGTGTTATTTACGACCCAATCCTCCATTATAATGTTGGATTTTGCTCCGGAGATTCGATTCAATCACCAACGTTATATACTGGCGCATCGTCTTCTAGTATATCCGCAGTTCGCACTTTTCCGAATAATCGGTCATTCACCGCTAAAGGGTTTGATTTAGGTAGTACCGGTTTTGGTGCGTTAGTGAATTATAATCATAGTGTGGCTAGTTACGTGATTCAGGGTCAAAAAAATGGACATTATCATAATATTCAATACGATCCAGCTGAAGTTCAATCCATAAACACAACAACAGGCAGTCAAACCACGGTTATTCAAGGTGACATTGCGAGGTCGTCTACGTTAGGGTCGTTATTTCTTGGCAGTGCTACTTCCGATGATTCAGGTAAGTATGTAGTCATTCTATCTTTAGATGGTGGAAATAAAAGCAACGGTTCTGTTTTGAAATATGATAGAGATACCGGCATAGTCACATCAACATCCTTTGGCTTTGACACTGTCGGTTATGTTTACGGAAAACCCTACAAACATTCATCAAATGGTGAACTTTATACTGCTGCAATTTTTTCGAGTGATATGAGACATAACAAAGGGACACATATTCGATATGATGCCACTCATGGAGCTAAAGAAATTTTTGGTAATGGTCGTATTGAGCCTGGCATTACCTTTGTAGAAGCGGGTGCTAGCAATAATATTTACAGTATTGGTGTGGATATTTCTCAAGGGGACAAGCCATCAGTGCTATATGAGATTGATGCCACGAGTCATACATTTAAAAAACTCTTTAGCGCATCAAATAACAGCCAAGAAATATCGGACAAGGTGCTCTCTGTATCGTCTACAAATAGTGATGAGTTAGTCTTCGCTTTTGGTGATAGCGCAGAAAATAATGTGTACTGCTATGACTTAACTAATGTGGGTCCAGGATATACTCCGCCATTTGTTAGCTTAGAGAAAGGAATTAATCATGGTCTTCAAGGGGGGGGAGCTAACAATAATCCTCATGATGTTTACCGTGGCTTAATGCACTCCAGTGACGGAGCTTGGTATTTCGTCGCAAATATGAATGGTGGTCAAAATGAGCCAACCATTCAGAAGCTGGATAACTGCTCTTCGATGACAATTACTCATGTTGCTGATTTAAGCAATCAAGCTACGACAATGCCATTAGAAGTTGGTTCTAAAATATATATTGGTACTGGCGCTACACTTGTTGAGTTCGACAGCCCAATGGTTCAAGAACATACATTATCAATACCTAACTATCCCAACATCGAAATCCAAGGTTACCTGTCTGAATTGGATGGAGGCCTAGTTACAGGTGTTATTGAAGCAAAGGATGCATCAGGTAGCCAAGCGCATTTTGTGTTTACCTACGATCCCTCTCTAGGCACCAGCTCTTTCACTTACTCTAAATTAGACTCTCATATGCCGTTAGATTCGTTCTATCCAGGCGTGATTGAAATCGAATAGGGGTTGAAGAGATGAACAAATCCATTGCTGTATTTTTGTCTCTCTATCCTGCACTTGTTTGGGCAGATAAAGTATCAAAAACCTATGAATCAGAAAGTGTTACCGTAGATAACAGTACAGGGGCTTTTATTCGTGCAGATGTGGGGCAATCATTTTATTTAGATGCTTGTCAGGACATGACTACCTGTATTGATGATCGGACTACTTGGGGGATTAGTGCGGGATATTTCTTTACATCTCAATGGGGAGCGGAATTAGGGTACTTTAATCTTGATGACTATCAATTTAAAAACGCACAAACACAAGAATATTTGATTGATGAAATAGAAACGTTAGATATACAGGGTATTTACCGCTGGCACCTAGCACCTACCTTCACTTTAGATACGAAACTTGGTGTTGGCTTATGGCGCAGTGACTCTATAGGTTCAACGGGTACTTCATATGAGGCGGGTAGTCATAGTGGCGTATACCCTAAAGCAAGCGCCGCATTTAACTGGCATTTACGTTCTAACGTCATGTTAAGCACTGAATATGCTCATCGCTTTTCCCTTTCGGGGGATACCCGTGTTGGCACTCAGGGCAGTATTGATGTAG from the Aliivibrio wodanis genome contains:
- a CDS encoding putative lipoprotein translates to MFNKIILLGFSIAALVGCNDDHISISDGGTSPSNTAPTAVISSSSSNAVASIPVYFFSTSSADAEGDALTYRWLVTSKPASSLPALTPNGQNLEVNFDVPGSYTIQLNVSDGEYETVTTQSMTVLSNIPPLTGSETVVAQVGNNQKGVIGTTVFLDGHNSYDSLGNPLTYSWIFTQRPVGSSVQLSSASDVFPSFTPDIDGTYLVELTVSSNGITSVPTTTTVAVGNNINTPPIANAGHDIVTSDFINNSNVILLDGSQSHDLDGDALTYRWEIHDKEPGSSPILVKETTSNPALTVDAVGTYELTLVVFDGSNYSQVDSVTVEQLSANTPVNHAPIAHAGLDQKSAVVNAQVSLDGSKSSDIDGDSLSYKWHISSQPASSNVALSDITSATPTFTPVVNGTYVFTLIVNDASLDSTPDSVSILVGSTTNANHVPQVSLSNNASTHPAINTAVDFFAVVTDQDATDTHTYQWSIVGSPPSSNSTISGSHGVGSLTPDISGTYTVQVIAIDSSSAPSQPATSSITVTAITPPVVLPPTHKIGLNSTLGGGGGAGALFAIDEDALKLGNDITAANSTVVYKFSGLTPLEQNPYQKFTYNPHDQKFYTQLEASGLFADGSIISFDPATDKIEVVAHVKGGTVDGHHVYGFTGSPTVHPTGKYLIANSRFGGKYNAGRVYLVNIDSTDNDYGEISWVYDLGCGNDNSGAITESGSNCTPTKLVGSDMLSYAVWGDGDDGVAGTSDDQVESYAHGDFRAVGGLPAQPIDGLPTTSGLLRLKPTDPLDLTKRWQYVAPSINFAMELPILSFAKGPNSHYITQLSMGDNGGTLFSENGGGGDIQFGCEKPLGVIYDPILHYNVGFCSGDSIQSPTLYTGASSSSISAVRTFPNNRSFTAKGFDLGSTGFGALVNYNHSVASYVIQGQKNGHYHNIQYDPAEVQSINTTTGSQTTVIQGDIARSSTLGSLFLGSATSDDSGKYVVILSLDGGNKSNGSVLKYDRDTGIVTSTSFGFDTVGYVYGKPYKHSSNGELYTAAIFSSDMRHNKGTHIRYDATHGAKEIFGNGRIEPGITFVEAGASNNIYSIGVDISQGDKPSVLYEIDATSHTFKKLFSASNNSQEISDKVLSVSSTNSDELVFAFGDSAENNVYCYDLTNVGPGYTPPFVSLEKGINHGLQGGGANNNPHDVYRGLMHSSDGAWYFVANMNGGQNEPTIQKLDNCSSMTITHVADLSNQATTMPLEVGSKIYIGTGATLVEFDSPMVQEHTLSIPNYPNIEIQGYLSELDGGLVTGVIEAKDASGSQAHFVFTYDPSLGTSSFTYSKLDSHMPLDSFYPGVIEIE
- the ompA gene encoding outer membrane protein A, whose product is MNKSIAVFLSLYPALVWADKVSKTYESESVTVDNSTGAFIRADVGQSFYLDACQDMTTCIDDRTTWGISAGYFFTSQWGAELGYFNLDDYQFKNAQTQEYLIDEIETLDIQGIYRWHLAPTFTLDTKLGVGLWRSDSIGSTGTSYEAGSHSGVYPKASAAFNWHLRSNVMLSTEYAHRFSLSGDTRVGTQGSIDVGSLYVGISYVFGSKVYRKVTHYQETITTDVIIKNRQSNQELPSPITIDSSSAELFKTGSSSIRDTTALDMIIVQLGNVDFHYITVIGHTDNQGSQQTNKKLSLARAQAVAQYISDHGKISLDRVTSIGLGDAQPIGDNETEAGRTKNRRVEVFIK